CGGTTTCCCTTTGATGAGCGGTTTGGACGGGAGACATCCATTTTGTGGAGAGCGTGCCGAGAGTGGAAGGCATAAAGACGACGAGTGCCACCCAGATAATCAACAGCACGACGAGACTCACCCGGGTGTCTCGCGTGCCAGCGGAGACCATCAACCCGATTGCGATGAAGATACTGGCGTAACCTAAGGCGATCAGCATAATCATCCCCAAACGTCCCCAGTCTGCCGCCCCGAGCTGCGTCCAACTATCTGTGGAAATTACCGCCAGATTCAACAGTACTGCAAAACAGAACGGAATGAGAACGGCTATCAGGGTACCTAAGAACTTTCCGACTAAGAGTGCGGGACGCGAAATCGGGTTGGCGAGGCATAATCGGAGCGTTCCGCTTTCTCTTTCGCCAGAGAGGGCATCGAAGGTAAACAAGAGGGGAATGAAAGAGAGTAGATAGGTAATGATAAATACGTAGTCTATCTTTGTCGCCTTGGGACGTAGGTCCCGCGCATTCGGATTGGCGGTGGGATAGTCCGCCGACCAGATGCTTTTGACTTGTATGCCTAATCCCGCAGTTCTACTCCAGGATCCCCAATTTTGCGTGCCGCGATTCGGCAAAAAGGCATCCGCGCTGTCTGCAATGAAAGTCAATGCGGATGGCTGTTTGTAAAGTGTCCCAGGCCCCTTTCTCAGGAGTTCATAGAGCTCCGTCCGCGACTGCAATGTGTCGCGGTCACGGGCGACGTTCTCAGAATAGCTCCGGACCTTGTCTGGCTGGCTCTGAAGGTGCACCACGGCATTGGTTATCATGAGTGCTGCCATGATGATGACAGTCAAGGCGAAGCGGAGGCTGTTGAGATGGTCAAAGAACTCTCTTTGAATGATATGTCTAATCATTGTGTTTTCTCCTTTAAACTTCAACTCTGATAAAAATCAGAAAGCTTACCATAAACAGCACCAGATTCATGAGGAAAAGAATTGATACATCTGGCAGGGCGCGTTGTGCGTTTTCGGAGACATCCGCCCGCGCGAAGCGAAACTGCGGCAAATCCCACCAATCTACTGCACCTTGGTCAGAAGCAAACCAGCGTCGACTCGCAAACGCGTCTTTATCGTGCAAATAGTCAATCAGTATCTGGCGGTATGCCTGGACTGCGCCGACGAAATCTAACATGCCATTCATATCCGTGCCTGCCCAGGCGGAAGTTGCAAAGGTATAGAGGCTTGCTGGGCTGAATTTCATCAACCGTTCATCCCATGTTGCTTGTCGAATGGTGGTTCGTGCCAAGCGTTGTTCGTTTATCAATCCTGCCTTTTCTGCTGCGCGGATGTGCGTTGTACCGATGAACGCTTGATAGTTTTGGAAATGCGGGAGACTCGGTTCTGAATCGGCGTTCACTTTGATCATGTTAAACCCATATCTTCTGTCGGAAGAAGATGATGATCCTGAATAACCGATATTAAACCGAGGCGGTTCCCCCTCAAGCGGACTGTTGGCTAAGAACCGTTGTTCTTCCCGTTCGACTTCTTCCCAAATTTGATTAATCTGTTGATTCGCGGATTGTCTTTCTGCGCGCATATCGCCCACGGGATTAAGGGTAAATCGACTCCAGTTCGGATAAACAAGTACCAAAACGACCCATAGAAACATACAGAGCATCAGGGACGTAGCCGTGCGGCGGGTCATAGTGGAAATCAACAGTCCAATCAGATAAAAAACAGATAAGTAGACAATTGTAGTACCGACGATTCCACCAACCCTCAGAAAATCTGTTGCATCCAGCTGAATCGAACTGGCGAGGGAAAGCTGAAGCATCACTATCAGTAAGCTCATCAGCACAGGCAGCAGCAGACACACCATCGCGGCGAGATATTTGGCAAATAGAATCGTCCCTCGTCGGACCGGATGCGAGATAACCAGACGCAAGGTGCCGCTTTCCCAATCGCCTGCGATTGCATCGTAAGCGAAAAGCAGGGCGAGTAGACTTAGCACCACTTGAAAGATAGACACCAGATCGATCTGAGAAAAAAGATTTAGGTACGGGTTCTCCAAGTTTCGTGCGGAGACGCTTGAAATCGTCGGTACCTCGCCGTGATAAATTTCAACGGTTGTCCCGAGACGCTTCTCTAATCCTGCACTCAAAAGGCTAAGCGGATTCGGGGGGCGTTCAACGAAAAGTTCTAACTGCGAATAGGTTTCTGCCTCTACCGCTTTCTCACGATGGACTTTCGCTTGTTGGCTGTAACTCGCGACTCGGTTTTCGTGAGCGTCAATCAGCACAACGGTATTGGCGACAACGAGCAGGAGCGTAATCACAACGGCGGCTAAAAACCGCGCGCTCATCAAATGTCCCACGAGTTCTTGGCGTATTAGGGTGTGTAACATAATCTAAACCTCGGTGTTGGTTATTGGTTTTCAGTTAACTGACAACCCTGAAAGGTCTTTATTAATTAAAGATACAATCTAAGGGCAAAAAAGTTGCTTAATTTTTCAAAAAAGGCTATCAGGAGCTTACCGAACAGAGATTCGGGCTCGAAAAGCGTTGGTGCCTCCTTCCTGATTGACCCAACCGCCAGTGGCACGGAGTTGAAAGACCTGCCCCTTGTCAAATCGATAAGTGATTGTTCCGGTTTCACGGGGTTGGATTCCCCATGCCTGGGCGAGTGCGTTCTGAGGTGTTCCTTCTGTCTGAAGTGCATTGTCGCCAGGGAACAGATCGAACGAACCGACAAGGTCTGCCCTACCAACTTGAATGGCGATGGTGAGTGTGCCGCCGTTTTCAAAGGCGGTCGTATCAATTCTTATAACAGTGGCATCTTGAGGGGCAGTCGCATAACCAAAAGTGTCCAGTACTTCCACGGACGGTTGTATCCGGTCGAGGACAACCCCGCGACTGCTTGACAGTGGCATCGGGATGCTCTCACCGACTCCGGGGCGTTTTCCTGCCAACGCTTCTGAAAGGAACAGCCGATACGCCTTCGCCTTATTGCGCAAGGGGAGCTCGTTAACAGGCTGCCTACCCATGAGTTCAAGTTCAGGTGAGATAATCAAAGAATCTATAGGTGAGAGTCTCTTCCAGCCCTGAACGATGATTTGTGTCAAAGGCGGTAGGTCGTCAATAGTGTTTGCATCTCGTAAGCGTTTCATGTCGGTATTGAGTACCCACGTGTTGATAAAACTGTCGTTCAAGAGTTCGATATTTTTATCATCAGAGAGAGCAACTGCCCTCAGGCTCTTGCCGCTCCCTCCGCACGCTTCATCAGTCAGTGGACCATTTGTTGAAACAATGTGAATCGGTTTCTGTTCTGCCCGTGCCATTTCTAAAGCTGCATCTACCGATACCCAGTTAATGTACTGTGATTTGTAAAAACGTCGTATTAAGATACGTTCGGCTTCTGATAGAGGTATTGCTTCAGAGAATTGGGTATCTTGAATTATAGTTTCTGTACCGGCACGAAGTTCGATTTGCGGGCAGAAGCCGGCATCCGTTGTAAAGATGCGCCTATCGTTATGGTATCGGTTGACATCGAAGTTGAGTGTGCCGTGAGGGACGTACATTTGAAAGAAGGCGACTTTCTCGTCTGGACGGTTGAGGACGAGATGTCCAGTAAACTGTGAAGGGGTGAACCAACCGTCCGCTAACCTGAACTCTGCATGAACGCGAAACACGATGTGGGCTATTTCGGCATTGTAGGCACGTAGACACGCCCATGCCCCGCGCGAATCTCCCGAATTGATGTGCATATCGAGATGTGGGTTCGGGTGAAGTTGCCTCAGCAACGCCAGTAAACCGTCTTGTTCGATTTCCCAGAGATCGCCAACAGAGACACCATTCCCACGTGATGTCGGATTTTCGCGGAGGAGGCTTTGCAACCTTTGGAGGAACGTTTTCCCGCTCCCCTTTCGTAAGCCTACTTCCGTCGGAAGAAACGCCTGAAAGACCGCTGTCGGATACTGCTTTTCAGGCTCGGCGACTCGTAGGTTCGCCAGTGCGTCCCACTCTACATGGAAATTGCTTCCGGTGTACGCAATCGGGGCGATAAAGCCTTTGACGACAACGTTAGCGTCGCTGTCAAGCGTGAGAGTGATTCTGTTGGCAGTGGGTGTGTCAGCTGCAAATCCCCAGTATGGCAGGAACAGAACAGAAATCAGAAGGTTCCCGATGCCTAATTTCTTCATTTTCAAACCTCCAAACAAAGTTGAAAGAATAAGTAAAAATAGGATTACCGAATGGAAATTTGTGCGTAAAAGGCGTTGGTACTTCCTTTTTCGCTCTGCCAATCGCTTGCAGCTCCCAATCGAAAGGCTTGCCCCTTGTCAAATTGATAGGTGATTGTTCCTGTACCACCGGGTGGGATTCCCCACTGATGTGCAAGCGCATCGCTTGATCTACGTATGCCTCCCCTTGGAAGTTTGCTGTCGCCATCAAATAGGTCGAATGAACCCGCTGCTTCGCCGCTACCGACGCGAATGTCAATCGTTAACATCCCGCCGTCTTCAAACGCTGTGGCATCAATGTGGACAACGGTATAGTCCAGATGCCCGCTTTCCGGCATCCGAAAAAAGTCCAATACCTCCATCTGCGTCTGCTGTGTTTCTTCTGTTAGCACTTCCGGGTCTTTTGCTTCGAGAGCTGCCATTCGGTGGGTATCTGCCCCTGGACTGGATCCGGTGTTTCTTCCCGGTGTATCTGTGCGACCGAGTTGGGTTTTCACGGCGGGTTTAACCTGCCTCATAGGTGCCGCAGGTGCCTCTACGATGTCAATTCTCATCTCCGAAGTCGCGTCTAAACTGTAGGGGTGCTGGAAATAGGTTATATATTCATTGCCCATTCCGAGGATCAGCAGTGCCACGATAGCAGTTGAAGCGGTTACTGCCCAAGGGAGCTGGGGCGTGTTTCCTTTCGGTGGTGCAGGTTTGATGCCGCCTCCTTTGTCTTTCACGGCTTGTATGATGTTCTCAGTCAAATTTGGAGAGATCTGGAAGGTGCTGAGTGCCTCTTGAATCAAGGGTTCTTCCTTCTTCAAACGTTGACGGGCGCGACTGAGCCGACTCTTAATCGTATTGGCGGATACCCCCAGAAACTTGCTAATTTCTTCACACGTCATCTCTCCGAAGTAGTAAAGTGTTATGATGGTGCGATCGCTCTCTTGTAATTTGGCAAGCAATTTTTTGACGACTTCTCGCTGTGCTTCAGTTACTGTTTTTGCTTGCTCATCTGCCACATGTTGGGAATAGGTGTCTTTTCCTTTTCTCATAAGGTCAATATCCTCCACGAGTTGGGCATGCAGCCGTTTCTTCCGGAGCCGCGCAATGCAGCACCGGGTCACAATCACATATAGCCATCCCGGAAATCGCTCCAGTTCTTTCAGGGTTGCCAGATTTTGATGGACTTTCAGAAAGGTCTCTTGCGTAATATCTTCAGCGATATGGAAGTCCCCAATTTTGCGCCACGCGAGGGCGTGGACGTGTTTCTGGTGTTTTTTCACGAGCGTGGTGAAAGCGGTTTCATCGCCATCAAGTGTGCGGCGAATTAATTCAGCGTCATTTTGCATCGGATACCTCCAAGAAGGGATTTTTCGTATGGGGCGTAGGAGTTACGCGTTCATCAAGCGTTCCTGATAAGCTCTCCAGTTAACTATAACTGCTTCGATCCTATTCGTCAATTGAGGAAGCAAAGAGGTGGCGTTAATCCCGAATTGCCCATTAATGACGCGCGTTGAGGAAAAATGGTTGCATAATTATATAAAAAAGAAGATTCGGAGAAAATCTTCTTTTTTCTTTTTGCCTCTAAAATTGGGTGTGCCGTGCAACATCAAATATCCAACCTGAAAAATTTCAGGAATGCCACGGTCGTCAACACGATTCCAGAAAAGCAGAGCAGTAACACATCAACCACTTTTCGTCAATCTCTGGTTTTTATCTTCCCCCAGACTGTTGTTAACAGCTGGGGTTGTGGCGAGACTGGCAAGGCAAACGCCGGATCGAACCAATCCGCACCTACATTATCACCACGATCTGTGAGTTTTTCTGGAATTCCATCAGCCAAGGCGATTTTGAAGAGGTGGACGGTTTCACGGATCTGTTTTTCATAAATAAGTTCATCTCCCTGCGGTGCCCAGATGGGGTGGGATGTTGCGCCATCCTCTGCATCAGCAATCTGCCTCAGTTCGCTACCGTCTCTGTTGACGACATAGACCGACTCGTTATCTGCAATATCTTTACCAATGGCAGGGATAGCATCCAGATCTATCCAAGAAAAGGCGATTTTATTCCCATTGGGGGACCAGGCGGGATGGAACATCAGCTCCTTTCCGGGAAGAAGTGCTGCTTCCGTCTTAGTTTGTAGATTGATAATCTGAATCTTAGGGGCTTCGACTTGGAGGACGCGTTCAGCAATAAGCGCGAAGTTTTTATCGGCAACGAATGCTATTTCAGAGCCGTTCGGGGACCACACGGGCCACAAGCCGTTCACCAATTTCTCCTCCCTCTCCCCATCGCTTGAAGCAACATAGATGGCGAGTTTATCGAATCGGTGATAAGATAGTTGTTTCCCGTCAGGCGACCACGTTGGGTGTTGTCTACCGACTAAGTTTGGGAATACTTTACGAACGTTCGTCCCGTCCGCGTCCATAAGGTAGAGGTCCTTCATTTCGTGTCTATCAGAGACGAAAAGAATTTGCTCACCTGTCGGTGACCAAACCGGATTCTGATCGGCGGCGCGATGTTGCGTTAAGTTTATCTGGTCCGACCCATCAGGGTTCATCGTATAAATTTCAAAATTACCATCGCGGTTTGATGTGAATGCTATTTTGGTGGTCGCTGGAGCTTTTGCGAAAGCAGCGGAGAGGAAAACGAAAACAAATAGCGCGCTAAATAAATAAAAAATGGATTTCACGGTTTTCACCTATCAGTGGCGGTGTGCTGCATCAAATATCCAACCTGAAAAATTTCAGAAACGCTACCGTCGTAAACACGATTGCGAAGAAACAGAGCAATAGTAAATCTATAGCGGCGTGCTGGAATGTTTCTTCTAAGGTCAGTTCCTTGATCGGTGGAGGTGTCGATGGGGACGGGATTTCTTCTGTTTCAACAAGCGCAGCCTCTGACATTTTGCTGAACATTTCTGCATCGAGCACCTCATAGTAGCGAGTTCCTGTTTGAAAATAGGTGTTTCTTTTCACTTGACCGGTTTGTGTGGCATCTGTTGCGAGAAAAATGAAGGAGGACGTAGGTGTGATTCGGGAAAAGTTTATGCCGAGTTCATCTTGGTATTTTCTTGCTTGCTGGTAACGCCTATCAAGCTGCGTTGCGAGGTCGCGATATTTTACCCGAGCCTCTTCTTCAAGAGGTGCCATCTCCTCGTTCATTTTGTCAAGAGAGTCCGACCCTATTTGAAAAACGCCTGTTGTATTCTTCCCTTGTGGTATGGCATTTGCTTCTCGTATAAGTCTACCCAAGATTTCGCCTCTTTTCATTTCCAAGGCGGCATGCAATTCTGCCCGCTGCGCTGCCTTTTCCCTGTAGACGCTCTCTGCCGTTGAAGTCGGCGCGACGATTTGTGCCGCGAGAAACCCGACACGCGGTAAAATTAGGACAGCGAACACCCAAACGGTGAAGGCGACGATGAGGGCTGTCTTGGAACTGTCAAAATAGATTGAAATTACCGCCCCGATGATAAAAAAGACACCAATATAGAGCAGTGAGACGAGACCGAGACCGAGGACGCGCGGAAAGATAGCGGGTTCGGCTAACGGAAATCCTTGCCAAACGATCACAAGCAAGCCGATGATGAGAGAGATTAAGAACGGAACGATAAATACGAGGTACCCGCCAATGAGTTTACTCCATAAAAAGACATCGCGCGGGAGGGCATTGGCGAGGGTTATCCGAAGCGTTCCTGCCTCTCGCTCGCCTGCGACGGCATCGAAGGTAAACAGAAGCGCGAGGAGACTGAAGACGGTGCTGACGACGAACACGAAGTCAAGATGCCCCAAAAGAAAGGCTATTGGTGCTGTAGAGAGTGCCGCTTCCCCCCGCGTTATTCCGTTGCGTGTCATGCCGAGGTAACTCGGGAGGGCGGATTCTAAACCAGTTGCAAATACACTTAAAGGGGTCGGTTTAAGAAGCAGTTTGGAAACTTCAAGATTCGGGTCTGTTATCTTTCTTTGTTTCCAAGGTTGATCTGCCGAATCTTTATTGTTTTCGTCTTTGAGGGTTTCTTGATAGTCAACTTGGCGTTTGAGATAATGATGGTAATTGATATGGAGATTGAGCGGTATGAGCAATATACACATCACAAGCAGGGCAACGAACCGGGCACTCAAAATATGATGCATAATCTCTTTTCGGATTAGCGTCATTAGCATTGTGTATTCTCCCCCTGTGGTGGAAACGATCCTGCAAAGGCGCGTAGTGTGATTTCTTTTTTATTTTTTCCACACCTTCTACTCAGAAAGGTTCCTGAAACTTATACCATTTCTAAAAGTTTATCTCGCATTAACCGAACCGACTCACGTCACACCCGGTAGGTGCGGTTTCTAACCGCACCGAGCAGTGCTGAAAAATAGCCAACCTTTTAAGAGGAATTATCAATTAGAATTGGTATTACACAAAAGGAAGGTATTACACATCTAACAGGTCGATCTTATATTCCTCAACAATCGCCTCCAAAACAGATTCAGGGATATCCTCCAACTGTGACGCTAATTCCTCCTCAACGTTGACCATCAGACTGTGGTCAAACGTTTCGCGTTCGGCACAGGGATCCAAATACTCGCCGTGTGCTTCCAGTAAAACTGCCAAGCGTGCGGGTGTCAGCCCTTCAGAGATACCGTGCAGACCCCACGCAGTGCCGCGATAGCCTTTCTCATAGTCAGAGCCGAGATGTTTCTGTAGGATTGCTTCTCTTTCCGTGCCTTGTGCACCACTGTTTTCAAGTTCTTCTGCAGCGGTGATCGCCCGCGGATCCAGTTCCACTTGGAAAGCGGTTGATGCATCTGCCGCTGGGACAGGGTAGATTTTATAGAATTCCATTTTTTCCGTTCCTTCGTTAAGAGGGCAGCCACAAGGGCTGCCCTACACGGTTTGGCAAGTCATCTGTGTGAACCGAGATTACCGCCCAATACTCGGCGGGTGGCAAGATGTATTTTTTTAGACGACCGCAGAGAGTCCACCGTCAATGTTGATAGCCGTTCCTGTAATAAACGATGCGCAATCTGAGACGAGAAACGCTACGAGATTGCCCACCTCACTCGGTTCCCCTAAACGTCCAAGCGGATGCTCCGCGCCGCGCGCCTCCCAATACTCCTCAAGCGTTCCGGGTGAACCCGCTGCTTTCCATGCCCGTTCCCCTTGGGCACTTTTAATTGAGGTGAGGCAGACGGTGTTAACCAAGATTTTATGGGGTAGAAGTTCTTTAGAGAGTGCTTTTGTCAAGGCAATACCCGCCGCTCGACTGACTGAGGTCGGACACGACCCCGCACTCGGCTGTTTGCCACCCGGATGCGTGATGTTAATAATCCTACCACTCCCGTTGCTCTTCATGTGTGGGATTACCAATCGAGCGCAGCGGATAGCCCCCATCAATTTGAGATCTAAATCCTCGTACCACGCTTGGTCACTCATCGTTTCAAAGTCGCCACCTGCTGATCTACCGGCATTGTTCACCAGAATATCAATTTTTCCATAGTGACTTGCGGTTTGCCCGATAAAATTCTCCAACGTCCCTGGTACCGTTACATCTGCGGGGATAGCCAGGACTTCACCACCGGTTTGTGCGCGAATGTCTTCAGCAGCGTCCTCTAAAACGGTTTCGCGTCTTCCACA
This is a stretch of genomic DNA from Candidatus Poribacteria bacterium. It encodes these proteins:
- a CDS encoding SDR family oxidoreductase, which translates into the protein MELGLTGKVAVITGGSEGIGKGIALRLCEEGAKVAICGRRETVLEDAAEDIRAQTGGEVLAIPADVTVPGTLENFIGQTASHYGKIDILVNNAGRSAGGDFETMSDQAWYEDLDLKLMGAIRCARLVIPHMKSNGSGRIINITHPGGKQPSAGSCPTSVSRAAGIALTKALSKELLPHKILVNTVCLTSIKSAQGERAWKAAGSPGTLEEYWEARGAEHPLGRLGEPSEVGNLVAFLVSDCASFITGTAINIDGGLSAVV
- a CDS encoding RNA polymerase sigma factor, with amino-acid sequence MQNDAELIRRTLDGDETAFTTLVKKHQKHVHALAWRKIGDFHIAEDITQETFLKVHQNLATLKELERFPGWLYVIVTRCCIARLRKKRLHAQLVEDIDLMRKGKDTYSQHVADEQAKTVTEAQREVVKKLLAKLQESDRTIITLYYFGEMTCEEISKFLGVSANTIKSRLSRARQRLKKEEPLIQEALSTFQISPNLTENIIQAVKDKGGGIKPAPPKGNTPQLPWAVTASTAIVALLILGMGNEYITYFQHPYSLDATSEMRIDIVEAPAAPMRQVKPAVKTQLGRTDTPGRNTGSSPGADTHRMAALEAKDPEVLTEETQQTQMEVLDFFRMPESGHLDYTVVHIDATAFEDGGMLTIDIRVGSGEAAGSFDLFDGDSKLPRGGIRRSSDALAHQWGIPPGGTGTITYQFDKGQAFRLGAASDWQSEKGSTNAFYAQISIR
- a CDS encoding ABC transporter permease subunit, whose protein sequence is MLHTLIRQELVGHLMSARFLAAVVITLLLVVANTVVLIDAHENRVASYSQQAKVHREKAVEAETYSQLELFVERPPNPLSLLSAGLEKRLGTTVEIYHGEVPTISSVSARNLENPYLNLFSQIDLVSIFQVVLSLLALLFAYDAIAGDWESGTLRLVISHPVRRGTILFAKYLAAMVCLLLPVLMSLLIVMLQLSLASSIQLDATDFLRVGGIVGTTIVYLSVFYLIGLLISTMTRRTATSLMLCMFLWVVLVLVYPNWSRFTLNPVGDMRAERQSANQQINQIWEEVEREEQRFLANSPLEGEPPRFNIGYSGSSSSSDRRYGFNMIKVNADSEPSLPHFQNYQAFIGTTHIRAAEKAGLINEQRLARTTIRQATWDERLMKFSPASLYTFATSAWAGTDMNGMLDFVGAVQAYRQILIDYLHDKDAFASRRWFASDQGAVDWWDLPQFRFARADVSENAQRALPDVSILFLMNLVLFMVSFLIFIRVEV
- a CDS encoding ABC transporter permease subunit → MIRHIIQREFFDHLNSLRFALTVIIMAALMITNAVVHLQSQPDKVRSYSENVARDRDTLQSRTELYELLRKGPGTLYKQPSALTFIADSADAFLPNRGTQNWGSWSRTAGLGIQVKSIWSADYPTANPNARDLRPKATKIDYVFIITYLLSFIPLLFTFDALSGERESGTLRLCLANPISRPALLVGKFLGTLIAVLIPFCFAVLLNLAVISTDSWTQLGAADWGRLGMIMLIALGYASIFIAIGLMVSAGTRDTRVSLVVLLIIWVALVVFMPSTLGTLSTKWMSPVQTAHQRETAKRRALEQINDDFDQQMMDKAQSQTGGLLSQLMDLAKTSPKEAEKLAKEKQAELMAAMAKAEAEKADADEEELRIKAEFVNKDVEIRERLNREHLRAQLAQVQRARAVTRFSPAAIVQYALESMTGTGLNRHLQFLDSVHLHIRQFRDFIIETDRADTESPHIIGIPEGMSNKPISPQALPNFEDKITFSDTFNAAILDILLLVGLLGVFLLGAFLIFIRSEV
- a CDS encoding ABC transporter permease, which encodes MLMTLIRKEIMHHILSARFVALLVMCILLIPLNLHINYHHYLKRQVDYQETLKDENNKDSADQPWKQRKITDPNLEVSKLLLKPTPLSVFATGLESALPSYLGMTRNGITRGEAALSTAPIAFLLGHLDFVFVVSTVFSLLALLFTFDAVAGEREAGTLRITLANALPRDVFLWSKLIGGYLVFIVPFLISLIIGLLVIVWQGFPLAEPAIFPRVLGLGLVSLLYIGVFFIIGAVISIYFDSSKTALIVAFTVWVFAVLILPRVGFLAAQIVAPTSTAESVYREKAAQRAELHAALEMKRGEILGRLIREANAIPQGKNTTGVFQIGSDSLDKMNEEMAPLEEEARVKYRDLATQLDRRYQQARKYQDELGINFSRITPTSSFIFLATDATQTGQVKRNTYFQTGTRYYEVLDAEMFSKMSEAALVETEEIPSPSTPPPIKELTLEETFQHAAIDLLLLCFFAIVFTTVAFLKFFRLDI